One Nicotiana sylvestris chromosome 12, ASM39365v2, whole genome shotgun sequence genomic window carries:
- the LOC138884065 gene encoding probable pectinesterase/pectinesterase inhibitor 7, with the protein MARGITFRNVAGPQMLQAVALRETADSCTFYRCKFDGFQDTLDTHSGSSTGSTIDFICGDAAAVFQNYLIEARMPLPGQYITITSQQKNIEKESFGLVLQNCTLKLATPDVGNVTMYLGRPWGDLSERVEFQGEPLVRPFYIQFKNRGPGANTTGRVK; encoded by the coding sequence ATGGCGCGAGGCATCACTTTTCGAAACGTTGCTGGACCTCAGATGCTACAGGCAGTAGCTTTAAGAGAAACTGCTGATTCCTGCACCTTCTATAGGTGTAAATTCGACGGTTTTCAGGATACTTTAGACACACATTCTGGCAGTTCTACGGGGAGTACCATTGACTTTATTTGTGGTGATGCAGCTGCAGTATTCCAGAATTATTTAATTGAAGCACGTATGCCACTTCCTGGCCAATATATTACCATCACATCACAACAGAAAAATATTGAGAAAGAATCATTTGGACTCGTGTTGCAAAACTGCACGTTGAAATTAGCAACTCCAGATGTGGGTAACGTAACTATGTATTTAGGGCGGCCATGGGGTGACTTGAGTGAACGGGTCGAGTTTCAGGGAGAGCCCCTTGTTCGCCCATTTTACATACAATTCAAAAATAGGGGACCTGGTGCAAACACAACGGGACGTGTGAAGTGA
- the LOC104215806 gene encoding putative invertase inhibitor: MARDLIEDICKKSTDYKLCVSSLRADPKSSSADKKGLVRIMLQLSLARAEDIYNQTLIILKQPTEPILKQCLQICRDTYDLAVSRITSSIKYLDENNFDMVNDGISSAMAFSVTCEESFTEQPVRKDPLKARSDDFFHFNDTTLSLLDLFK; encoded by the exons ATGGCTC GAGATTTGATAGAAGATATTTGCAAAAAGTCTACAGACTACAAATTATGTGTCAGTTCTCTTAGAGCGGATCCTAAAAGTTCTTCTGCTGATAAGAAAGGTTTGGTGCGTATCATGCTTCAATTATCTTTAGCCAGGGCTGAGGACATTTATAATCAAACTCTAATTATATTGAAGCAACCAACGGAGCCAATTCTCAAGCAATGCCTTCAAATTTGTCGGGATACTTATGATCTGGCCGTGTCACGAATTACAAGTTCGATTAAATATTTAGACGAGAATAACTTTGATATGGTGAATGATGGTATAAGTAGTGCCATGGCTTTTTCTGTCACTTGTGAAGAATCTTTCACTGAACAGCCAGTTCGCAAGGATCCATTAAAAGCGAGGAGtgatgatttttttcattttaatgaTACAACATTGAGTTTGTTAGACCTTTTCAAATGA